The following are encoded in a window of Candidatus Neomarinimicrobiota bacterium genomic DNA:
- the dnaA gene encoding chromosomal replication initiator protein DnaA, protein MDTSIIWQDCLTLIKNRVATQTFQTWFAPLKVASLEESYLTLRVPSQFYYEWLDSHYRPLILEAIKQATGRDFQVRYSVVLGEAIAEESPRRLSTRSEFKNSFSKLSQLNRRYTFENFIEGAGNQFAKAAALSISDRPQKNLFNPLVIYGGVGLGKTHLLQAVGNHVLAKESQTRVVYVTSEKFTLDFISAIQKNRTTAFSRYYRNVDMLLVDDIQFFQKKEQTQEQFFHTFNDLYQRGKQIVMTLDRSPSELEGLQDRLISRFQSGLIVDIHPPDLETRIAILMHKAEEDGLEIPYDTTEYIARCIKTNVRDLEGALIRLLAYSSLRNQEITLDMARQVVQEILGKRAARTTTVDEVIRAISKEFNIRETILVGKGRPHDIALARQVAMYLARELTGASLVNIGLHFAGRDHSTVIHACRTVENKTEADPVFRARVDTVRKELANVVY, encoded by the coding sequence GTGGATACTTCTATCATTTGGCAAGACTGCCTTACTCTCATCAAGAATCGCGTTGCCACCCAGACCTTTCAGACCTGGTTCGCACCGCTAAAAGTTGCCAGTCTGGAGGAATCCTATCTCACCTTACGGGTTCCCAGCCAGTTCTACTACGAATGGCTTGATTCGCATTACCGGCCCCTCATCCTTGAGGCTATCAAACAGGCCACCGGGAGGGATTTCCAGGTCCGGTATAGTGTGGTCTTGGGAGAGGCGATTGCGGAGGAGTCTCCCCGCCGTTTGTCGACGAGAAGTGAATTTAAAAACAGCTTTTCCAAGCTCTCCCAGCTGAACCGCCGCTATACCTTTGAAAACTTCATTGAGGGTGCCGGCAACCAGTTCGCTAAAGCGGCCGCCTTGTCGATTAGTGACCGGCCACAGAAAAACCTGTTCAACCCCCTGGTTATCTATGGTGGCGTGGGCCTCGGCAAAACTCACCTGCTCCAGGCTGTGGGGAACCATGTTCTGGCTAAAGAATCCCAGACACGGGTCGTGTACGTCACCAGTGAAAAGTTCACCTTGGACTTCATTTCAGCCATTCAGAAGAACCGAACCACGGCCTTCTCCAGATATTACCGAAATGTGGATATGTTGCTGGTAGACGATATCCAATTCTTCCAGAAGAAGGAGCAAACTCAAGAACAATTTTTCCATACTTTTAATGATCTCTACCAGCGCGGCAAGCAGATTGTGATGACCTTGGACCGCTCTCCTAGTGAGCTGGAAGGGCTGCAAGACCGCCTCATTTCCCGGTTCCAGTCCGGCCTCATCGTGGACATCCATCCCCCCGATCTGGAAACGCGAATCGCCATACTCATGCATAAGGCCGAGGAAGATGGGCTCGAAATCCCCTATGACACCACCGAGTACATTGCCCGTTGTATTAAGACCAACGTGCGCGACCTTGAAGGGGCTCTCATCCGCCTGCTGGCATACAGTTCGCTCCGCAACCAGGAGATTACCCTTGATATGGCGCGGCAGGTGGTCCAGGAAATTCTTGGCAAGCGCGCTGCGAGAACCACCACGGTGGATGAGGTCATTAGAGCCATATCCAAGGAGTTCAACATCCGGGAGACCATACTCGTGGGTAAGGGGCGCCCCCATGATATCGCCCTGGCGCGACAGGTAGCTATGTATCTGGCCCGGGAACTCACCGGTGCTTCGCTGGTCAATATAGGGTTGCATTTCGCCGGTAGGGACCACTCCACCGTAATACATGCCTGCCGCACGGTTGAGAATAAAACGGAAGCTGACCCGGTCTTCAGAGCTCGCGTGGACACCGTCCGTAAAGAGCTCGCCAACGTTGTGTATTAG